From the genome of Phytohabitans rumicis, one region includes:
- a CDS encoding WD40 repeat domain-containing protein, which produces MAVLTAPALAAALILGSLSSQWLTGWPGWPGNPDVSATVSTRWWADTDTDTTLPTPDGSVKLMIIGAACVVPGLIFALLALLTRAWPRFTLTRVLLAGQGRLPLRLLSFLADARDRQLLRQSGGAYQFRHVRLQERLADQSTATPDIPGRATPATPGSDRRRYRRPIVAATATAVALTASIVGVIHLPRDTARATLTDRPAIVTDVAFSPDGQTVATASDDGTVRLWNTATGRPIGEPMTSHGEEEASYVMFSPDGQTLAVGGDSDDHGTAWLWNVATGRRIATLKGYWAFNPHGQNAASASDDGAIQLWNTVTGELITTMAGHTDRVDRVGFSPDGQLLAVGDSAVDHDTARLWNVATGHLIATLTRSLSTPPPGDYFAGHNWEFSSDGRTITTLGGDGTVRLWNTATGRLVTTLNGNTADADDAVLAPGGQTVAVFGADRVVRLWNIAAGQRITSLAYELPSFVGTGVDYIDGQTYTSAVVFGPDGRTLAAEDCGGFRLWNIATGKPVIAQQEPCLGTNTVTVWFNPDGRTLATTSDDGTVRLWNTATGHPIGEPLTGHTTTVTTVVFSPDGQTAATASHDGTARLWDIQTR; this is translated from the coding sequence GTGGCTGTTCTCACGGCTCCGGCGCTCGCCGCCGCCCTGATCCTCGGCAGCCTGTCCAGTCAATGGCTCACCGGCTGGCCTGGATGGCCCGGCAACCCCGACGTGTCCGCGACCGTCTCGACCCGCTGGTGGGCGGACACCGACACGGACACAACCCTGCCCACCCCGGACGGCAGCGTGAAACTGATGATCATCGGTGCGGCGTGCGTCGTCCCCGGGCTGATCTTCGCGCTGCTGGCCCTGCTCACTCGGGCGTGGCCACGGTTCACGCTCACCCGGGTGCTGCTGGCCGGACAGGGTCGCCTACCGCTGCGCCTGCTCAGCTTCCTCGCCGACGCCAGGGACCGACAGCTGCTTCGCCAGTCCGGCGGCGCATACCAGTTCCGGCACGTCCGCCTGCAGGAACGCCTCGCCGACCAAAGCACCGCGACCCCTGACATCCCCGGCCGGGCCACGCCCGCGACACCCGGGTCCGATCGGCGCAGATACCGCCGGCCGATCGTGGCGGCGACCGCGACCGCGGTCGCCCTGACAGCCTCGATCGTTGGTGTCATCCACCTTCCGCGAGACACCGCACGGGCCACCTTGACCGATCGCCCCGCAATCGTGACCGACGTGGCGTTCAGCCCTGACGGGCAGACCGTGGCCACCGCCAGCGACGACGGCACCGTAAGACTCTGGAACACCGCCACCGGCCGCCCCATCGGCGAGCCCATGACCAGCCACGGCGAGGAAGAAGCGTCCTACGTGATGTTCAGCCCTGACGGACAGACCTTGGCAGTCGGCGGCGACAGCGACGATCACGGCACCGCATGGCTGTGGAACGTCGCCACCGGTCGGCGCATCGCCACCCTGAAGGGCTACTGGGCATTCAACCCACACGGACAAAACGCTGCCTCCGCCAGCGACGACGGCGCCATACAGCTGTGGAATACCGTAACCGGCGAGTTGATCACGACCATGGCCGGCCACACCGACCGCGTGGACCGCGTCGGATTCAGCCCTGACGGACAGCTCCTGGCAGTCGGCGACAGCGCCGTCGATCACGACACGGCACGGCTGTGGAACGTCGCCACCGGCCACCTCATCGCCACCCTCACCCGCAGCCTCAGCACCCCGCCGCCCGGCGACTACTTCGCCGGTCACAACTGGGAGTTCAGCTCCGACGGGCGGACGATCACCACCCTCGGCGGCGACGGCACCGTACGCCTCTGGAACACCGCCACCGGACGGCTCGTCACAACGCTGAACGGCAACACCGCCGACGCGGACGATGCGGTGCTGGCTCCGGGCGGGCAGACCGTCGCCGTCTTCGGCGCTGACCGAGTGGTCCGACTGTGGAATATCGCCGCCGGACAACGCATCACGAGCCTGGCCTACGAGCTCCCCTCGTTCGTGGGTACCGGCGTCGACTACATCGACGGCCAGACATACACCAGCGCTGTGGTGTTCGGCCCCGACGGGCGGACCCTCGCCGCCGAGGACTGCGGCGGGTTCCGGCTGTGGAACATCGCCACCGGCAAGCCCGTCATCGCCCAGCAGGAACCCTGCCTTGGCACCAACACCGTGACCGTGTGGTTCAACCCCGACGGGCGAACACTGGCCACCACCAGCGACGACGGCACCGTACGCCTCTGGAACACCGCCACCGGTCACCCCATCGGCGAACCCCTGACCGGCCACACCACCACCGTGACCACCGTGGTGTTCAGCCCCGACGGGCAGACCGCGGCCACCGCCAGCCACGACGGCACCGCACGACTGTGGGACATCCAGACCCGATAG
- a CDS encoding rhodanese-like domain-containing protein: protein MSNPPTPQLISPANAGERVADGALLVDVRSAPRREADGAIPGAVIADRNDLKAVFGLVSVDTPIVVVCGSVDGSRPVAEALVTDGFVNVAHVEGGFARWRDAGLPVEATATPAD, encoded by the coding sequence GTGTCCAACCCGCCCACACCCCAACTCATCTCCCCCGCCAACGCCGGCGAGCGCGTCGCGGACGGCGCCCTCCTCGTCGACGTACGCAGCGCACCCCGCCGCGAGGCGGACGGCGCCATCCCTGGCGCGGTCATCGCCGACCGCAACGACCTCAAGGCCGTGTTCGGCCTCGTCTCGGTGGACACCCCGATCGTGGTGGTCTGCGGCTCCGTCGACGGTTCCCGACCCGTTGCCGAAGCCCTGGTCACCGACGGCTTCGTGAACGTCGCCCACGTGGAGGGCGGCTTCGCGCGGTGGCGCGACGCCGGCCTCCCCGTCGAGGCGACGGCAACCCCGGCTGACTGA
- a CDS encoding ketopantoate reductase family protein produces the protein MSRRYVVIGAGAVGALLAAQFELAGIPAVLVARGPHLTAIRAGGLRVRRPHATQTVRLDAAGGPAEVRLSTRDVLVLATKAQDVEGALAQWAWQPLADSDGLAADLPILTVQNGLVAEELALRRFARVYGVTIGIAASYLTPGEVVSPSYPLIGVAWLGRYPDRADPDQEEYVRDLTQAGYGVHSVRDISAWKARKLLGNVRNGLDLLDGTPEEKARAAELLAAEATAAYAAAGIVPAGGADALRGGRFRLTVEPVPGHTPGRASTWQSVARGVSSEVDHLNGEIVRLGRRYGVPTPLNERLQRLLGAQAVAGDPPGTHRVADLLGVNAGV, from the coding sequence GTGAGCCGCCGCTACGTCGTCATCGGGGCGGGCGCCGTCGGCGCCCTGCTCGCCGCCCAGTTCGAGCTGGCCGGCATCCCCGCCGTGCTCGTCGCCCGCGGCCCACACCTGACCGCGATCCGCGCCGGTGGCCTTCGGGTACGCCGCCCGCACGCCACCCAGACGGTACGGCTGGATGCCGCCGGTGGCCCCGCCGAGGTGCGACTGTCCACGCGCGACGTTCTCGTGCTGGCGACTAAGGCGCAGGACGTCGAGGGTGCACTGGCGCAGTGGGCCTGGCAGCCCTTGGCCGATAGTGATGGCCTCGCCGCCGACCTGCCTATCCTCACCGTCCAGAACGGCCTGGTCGCCGAGGAGCTCGCGCTGCGCCGCTTCGCCCGGGTCTACGGCGTGACCATCGGCATCGCGGCCAGCTATCTGACCCCCGGCGAGGTGGTTAGCCCGTCATACCCCCTGATCGGCGTCGCCTGGCTCGGCCGCTATCCAGACCGGGCCGACCCGGACCAGGAGGAGTACGTGCGCGACCTGACCCAGGCCGGCTACGGCGTACACAGCGTCCGGGACATCTCCGCGTGGAAGGCGCGCAAGCTACTCGGCAACGTCCGCAATGGACTCGACCTGCTCGACGGCACCCCCGAGGAGAAGGCGCGGGCCGCCGAGCTGCTGGCCGCGGAGGCCACCGCCGCGTACGCCGCCGCCGGGATCGTCCCCGCCGGTGGCGCGGACGCCCTGCGCGGCGGCCGGTTCCGGCTGACCGTCGAGCCGGTGCCCGGGCACACGCCGGGCCGGGCGTCCACCTGGCAGAGCGTCGCCCGCGGGGTGTCGAGCGAGGTCGACCATCTCAACGGCGAGATCGTGCGGCTGGGCCGCCGGTACGGGGTTCCGACACCGCTGAACGAACGCCTGCAGCGACTGCTGGGCGCCCAGGCGGTGGCCGGCGACCCGCCCGGCACGCACCGGGTGGCGGATCTGCTCGGGGTGAACGCGGGTGTCTGA
- a CDS encoding sensor histidine kinase, with translation MGAKDLATSLIPVGERMRRLAATHPTATRAAGAGVVFLLTILAAATLSPTALTPAVYGTAAVVSASFVVVPALHWPTWLILATATAGAIAMKPTGPADSPARPALIVAMLVFSVLSEKTAVIAATIAVSGALALAGSVTAAFQGRFELVNLAALAWVVAAAAVGQAIRANRAQRAMLEDRARRAEQSREDEAHRRVQAERLRIARELHDAVGHQVALINVQAGAMTFLLDTKDLTQARQSLEHIQNASEAALAELKLTVGLLRQPGEHEPVEPAGRLSRLDELIASFTATGLLVTCDVTGQARPLPEAVDLTAYRLIQESLTNTAKHAAGTSASIRLAFRPGTLALTVENDGPPAARREAGTMGHGIIGMRERAAALGGRLSASPRPEGGFRVTAELPTPAGATP, from the coding sequence GTGGGAGCAAAAGACCTGGCCACGAGCCTGATACCGGTAGGCGAGCGCATGCGCCGGCTCGCCGCCACGCACCCCACCGCCACCCGAGCGGCCGGGGCAGGCGTCGTCTTTCTCCTCACCATCCTGGCCGCCGCGACATTGAGCCCGACCGCGCTCACGCCAGCGGTGTACGGCACCGCCGCGGTGGTCTCGGCCAGCTTCGTCGTCGTCCCCGCCCTGCACTGGCCGACCTGGCTCATCCTGGCCACCGCGACCGCGGGGGCGATCGCGATGAAGCCGACCGGACCAGCCGACTCTCCCGCCCGACCCGCCCTGATCGTGGCGATGCTCGTTTTCTCCGTGCTCAGCGAAAAGACCGCAGTGATCGCCGCGACCATCGCCGTGAGCGGCGCACTCGCGCTGGCCGGCAGCGTGACGGCCGCCTTCCAGGGAAGGTTCGAACTGGTCAACCTCGCGGCCCTCGCATGGGTCGTGGCGGCGGCCGCCGTCGGGCAAGCCATCCGAGCCAACCGCGCGCAACGAGCCATGCTCGAAGACCGGGCCCGGCGCGCGGAACAGAGCCGCGAGGACGAAGCACACCGCCGCGTCCAGGCCGAAAGGCTCCGGATCGCCCGCGAACTCCACGACGCGGTAGGCCACCAGGTAGCGCTGATCAACGTGCAGGCCGGCGCCATGACCTTCCTGCTGGACACCAAAGACCTCACCCAGGCCCGCCAGTCCCTGGAGCACATCCAGAACGCCAGCGAAGCCGCCCTCGCCGAACTCAAACTCACCGTCGGCCTGCTACGCCAACCCGGCGAGCACGAGCCCGTCGAACCGGCTGGACGGCTCAGCCGGCTCGACGAGCTGATCGCCTCCTTCACCGCCACCGGGCTGCTGGTCACCTGCGACGTCACCGGGCAGGCCAGGCCGCTGCCCGAGGCCGTCGACCTCACCGCCTACCGGCTGATCCAGGAATCCCTGACCAACACCGCCAAACACGCGGCAGGAACATCCGCATCCATCCGGCTCGCCTTCCGACCCGGCACGCTGGCCCTGACCGTGGAGAACGACGGACCACCGGCGGCCCGTCGCGAGGCCGGCACGATGGGGCACGGCATCATCGGCATGCGGGAGCGAGCCGCCGCACTCGGCGGACGGCTCTCCGCAAGCCCCCGCCCCGAAGGCGGCTTCCGGGTCACCGCGGAACTGCCCACCCCAGCCGGCGCCACGCCATGA
- a CDS encoding response regulator transcription factor → MSNAEIADHLTLSPLTVKTHVNHAMTKLDARDRAQLVVIAYQAGIRGPEASGNSRY, encoded by the coding sequence ATGTCGAACGCCGAGATCGCCGACCACCTCACCCTCAGCCCTCTCACCGTCAAAACACACGTCAACCACGCCATGACCAAACTCGACGCCCGCGACCGCGCCCAACTCGTCGTCATCGCCTACCAAGCCGGCATACGCGGTCCCGAGGCGTCGGGCAACAGCAGGTACTAA
- a CDS encoding flavin reductase family protein, giving the protein MTIAPDRTDQATASIEPDLFRALLRRQAASVVVVTADANPPVGFTATSFTSVSLRPPLVSFCLDRSSSSWPAVEAAHHVGVHILNQRQEHVARRFATKGIDRFAGDLSWRRGPHGVALLTDPLAWLVCRVVNRLNAGDHTIVLGEPVAGDHLDEAHPPLMYHMGGYLTVPHHGG; this is encoded by the coding sequence ATGACGATCGCCCCGGACCGCACCGACCAGGCCACCGCATCCATCGAGCCCGACCTGTTCCGCGCGCTGCTGCGCCGGCAAGCCGCGTCGGTCGTGGTCGTCACGGCGGACGCCAATCCGCCGGTCGGCTTTACCGCGACCTCGTTCACCTCCGTCTCGCTGCGCCCGCCGCTGGTCTCCTTCTGCCTCGACCGGTCGTCGTCGAGTTGGCCGGCCGTGGAGGCGGCCCACCACGTCGGCGTGCACATCCTCAACCAGCGGCAGGAGCATGTGGCCCGCCGGTTCGCCACGAAAGGCATCGACCGATTCGCCGGTGACCTGTCGTGGCGCCGCGGGCCACATGGCGTCGCGCTGCTGACCGATCCGCTGGCCTGGCTGGTGTGCCGGGTGGTCAACCGGCTCAACGCCGGCGATCACACGATCGTGCTGGGCGAGCCGGTGGCGGGTGACCACCTCGACGAAGCCCACCCGCCGCTGATGTACCACATGGGCGGCTACCTGACCGTCCCGCACCACGGCGGCTGA
- a CDS encoding amidohydrolase family protein: MLAAGVTISLSFDATSLAPINMFESMNVAWNLGLPYLGTDTANLPAVVFRQVIEMATINGARALGLDAATSSITPANARTSL, from the coding sequence ATGCTCGCCGCCGGCGTCACCATCTCACTCTCCTTCGACGCCACCTCCCTCGCCCCGATCAACATGTTCGAGTCGATGAACGTGGCCTGGAACCTCGGCCTCCCTTACCTCGGGACGGACACGGCCAACCTGCCTGCCGTCGTATTCCGGCAGGTCATCGAAATGGCCACCATCAACGGAGCACGCGCCCTCGGCCTCGACGCGGCAACCAGCTCTATCACCCCGGCAAACGCGCGGACATCCCTCTGA
- a CDS encoding NAD-dependent epimerase/dehydratase family protein produces MSLHVIVGAGATGSATARLLAVAGERVRLVTRRGSGPVHELIERVAADATDTGRLIEVTRGAATVFNCAMPPYDRWPALFPPLAAAVLAAAEHTGADYVMLGNTYGYGPVEEAVTENHPRPQPASRGVSGPKSGRTPTPLTKRAGFG; encoded by the coding sequence GTGTCCTTGCACGTCATTGTCGGAGCTGGAGCCACCGGATCGGCCACCGCCCGTCTGCTGGCTGTCGCCGGTGAGCGGGTTCGGCTCGTTACCCGCCGCGGCAGCGGGCCGGTGCACGAGCTGATCGAACGCGTCGCCGCCGACGCCACCGACACCGGACGGCTCATCGAGGTGACCCGCGGTGCCGCCACCGTATTCAACTGCGCCATGCCGCCGTACGACCGCTGGCCGGCGCTGTTTCCGCCGCTGGCCGCCGCCGTCCTGGCGGCGGCCGAACACACCGGCGCGGACTACGTCATGCTTGGCAACACGTACGGCTACGGCCCCGTCGAAGAAGCCGTCACCGAAAACCATCCCAGGCCCCAACCAGCGTCAAGGGGCGTGTCCGGGCCCAAATCTGGCAGGACGCCCACGCCGCTCACGAAGCGGGCCGGGTTCGGGTGA
- a CDS encoding MMPL family transporter, whose protein sequence is MASFLYRLGRFAFRRRWSVTAAWLAVLAAALLGALTLSGPTQESFSIPGTPAQKAVDLLDERFPQASADGATARVVFAAPDGKTLSDPAYRQAIDTAVADLKQAPQVASVNDPFTSGAVNPAGTIGFAQASFQVPSDDLTDDARDALTTVVDQARASGLTVEVGGDALEPPANMGVGEVIGVIVAAVVLLITFGSLVAAGLPLLTAILGIGIGIGAITMLSGFVDLSSKTPILALMLGLAVAIDYALFIVSRYRHELAAGHEPYEAVGRAVGTAGSAVVFAGLTVIIALAALTVVGIPFLAQMGLAAAFTVAVAVVIALTLLPALLGFAGRRILGKRFRDPEASGATSFGTRWARVVTRRPVAALLIAVVGLGVVAIPTLDLHLGMPDDSTAASDTTQRKAYDLLSAGFGKGFNGPLIVAVDAPAGTAQTAADQVAGQIRGLDNVDTVTEPVLNQAGDTAILTVIPASGPSDTATEDLVRAIRQQDGAVPGAAIAVTGLTAINIDISAKLGAALIPYLAVVVGLAFILLMLVFRSLLVPIKATLGFLLSVAATFGSVVAVFQWGWLADALGVDQVGPIISFLPVVLIGIVFGLAMDYQVFLVTRMREEYVHGTPPREAVVAGFGHGARVVTAAAIIMISVFSGFILAPDAVIKSVGFALGIAVLFDALIVRMTIVPAVMTLLGKSAWWLPRWLDKLLPDVDVEGEKLRHQLDDVPDSSRTAEHASA, encoded by the coding sequence ATGGCTTCGTTCCTATACCGGTTGGGCCGGTTCGCGTTCCGCCGCCGGTGGTCGGTGACCGCCGCGTGGCTGGCGGTCCTGGCCGCCGCGCTGCTCGGCGCCCTCACCCTGTCCGGGCCGACGCAGGAGTCGTTCAGCATCCCCGGGACTCCGGCGCAGAAGGCGGTCGACCTGCTCGACGAGCGGTTCCCACAGGCATCGGCCGACGGTGCCACCGCGCGCGTGGTCTTCGCCGCACCGGACGGAAAGACGCTCAGCGACCCGGCGTACCGGCAGGCGATCGACACCGCGGTCGCCGACCTGAAGCAGGCACCGCAGGTCGCCTCGGTCAACGACCCGTTCACCTCCGGCGCGGTCAACCCGGCCGGCACGATCGGGTTCGCCCAGGCCAGCTTCCAGGTACCGTCGGACGACCTCACCGACGATGCCCGTGACGCGCTCACCACGGTGGTGGACCAGGCCCGTGCGAGCGGGCTGACCGTCGAGGTCGGCGGTGACGCCCTCGAGCCCCCGGCCAACATGGGCGTCGGCGAGGTCATCGGCGTGATCGTCGCCGCGGTCGTGCTGCTCATCACGTTCGGTTCGCTGGTCGCCGCCGGCCTGCCGCTGCTGACCGCGATCCTCGGCATTGGGATCGGCATTGGCGCCATCACCATGCTCTCCGGCTTCGTCGACCTGTCGTCCAAGACCCCGATCCTTGCGCTGATGCTCGGCCTGGCCGTCGCGATCGACTACGCCCTGTTCATCGTCTCCCGGTACCGGCACGAACTGGCCGCCGGCCACGAGCCGTACGAGGCCGTCGGCCGCGCGGTCGGCACCGCCGGCTCGGCTGTGGTCTTCGCCGGCCTCACCGTGATCATCGCCCTGGCTGCGCTGACGGTGGTCGGCATCCCGTTCCTGGCCCAGATGGGCCTGGCCGCCGCGTTCACCGTCGCGGTCGCCGTGGTCATCGCGCTCACCCTGCTGCCGGCGCTGCTCGGCTTCGCCGGGCGCCGCATCCTCGGCAAGCGCTTCCGCGACCCCGAGGCTTCCGGCGCGACCAGTTTCGGCACCCGCTGGGCCCGCGTGGTCACCCGCCGCCCGGTGGCCGCATTGCTGATCGCCGTCGTCGGGCTCGGCGTGGTCGCGATCCCGACCCTCGACCTGCACCTCGGGATGCCCGACGACAGCACCGCCGCCTCGGACACCACCCAGCGCAAGGCATACGACCTGCTCTCAGCCGGCTTCGGGAAGGGCTTCAACGGGCCGCTGATCGTCGCGGTCGACGCGCCCGCCGGCACCGCACAGACGGCCGCCGACCAGGTCGCCGGGCAGATCCGCGGCCTCGACAACGTCGACACGGTGACCGAACCTGTGCTGAACCAGGCCGGTGACACCGCCATCCTGACCGTCATCCCCGCGAGCGGTCCCAGCGACACCGCGACCGAAGACCTGGTCCGGGCGATCCGGCAACAAGACGGCGCCGTGCCCGGCGCGGCCATCGCCGTCACCGGTCTGACCGCCATCAACATCGACATCTCCGCCAAACTCGGCGCCGCGCTGATCCCCTACCTCGCGGTCGTGGTCGGCCTCGCGTTCATCCTGCTCATGCTGGTCTTCCGATCACTGCTCGTGCCGATCAAGGCCACGCTCGGGTTCCTGCTCAGCGTCGCGGCCACCTTCGGCTCGGTCGTCGCGGTCTTCCAGTGGGGCTGGCTCGCCGACGCGCTCGGCGTCGACCAGGTCGGACCGATCATCAGCTTCCTGCCCGTCGTCCTGATCGGGATCGTGTTCGGCCTCGCCATGGACTACCAGGTTTTCCTGGTCACCCGGATGCGCGAGGAGTACGTCCACGGCACCCCGCCGCGCGAAGCCGTGGTCGCCGGCTTCGGCCATGGCGCCCGGGTCGTCACCGCCGCCGCGATCATCATGATCAGCGTCTTTTCCGGGTTCATCCTCGCCCCGGACGCCGTCATCAAGTCGGTCGGGTTCGCCCTCGGCATCGCGGTCCTCTTCGACGCACTGATCGTGCGGATGACCATCGTGCCCGCGGTCATGACCCTGCTGGGCAAGTCCGCCTGGTGGCTGCCCCGCTGGCTCGACAAGCTACTGCCCGATGTGGATGTCGAAGGCGAGAAGCTGCGCCACCAGCTCGACGATGTACCAGACAGCTCACGCACCGCCGAACACGCATCCGCCTGA
- a CDS encoding FAD-binding oxidoreductase, with the protein MSDLADRSGWAPGGTPLAVVRARDVDDVRRTLAEAARRGTPVVTRGAGTGLAGAASAGTGAIVLDVSGLDRILHIDPIDGVARVEPGVITADLDRAAAAYGLFFPPDPGSVEICTVGGNIATNAGGLRGAKYGVTRDSVLALDIVLADGRLVHIGHQTVKGVTGLDLASLFVGSEGTLGVVVGATLRLLPRPSRIGTAAAFFATVTDAAAASVALATAGLRPAVVELVDGRTLAAIDDLRGTDLARRGDAFLLVQADGYGAQEEIDLVAKVLTPTATSVETTLDPGTAAVLSAARRDALPAIQAKGHTLIEDIAVPRSRLGEAIDAVPAIAAATGADIYVFAHAADGNLHPIILVGDDPEPARRAADEIFALALALGGTVSAEHGIGALKRGWMERELGTDVLALQRQIKQIFDPAGILNPGKAI; encoded by the coding sequence GTGTCTGACCTCGCGGACCGCTCCGGCTGGGCGCCCGGCGGCACGCCGCTGGCGGTGGTACGCGCCCGCGACGTGGACGACGTGCGGCGCACGCTGGCCGAGGCGGCCCGCCGCGGCACACCCGTGGTCACCCGCGGTGCCGGCACCGGGCTGGCCGGCGCGGCGTCGGCGGGCACGGGCGCCATCGTCCTGGACGTGTCCGGCCTCGACCGCATCCTCCACATCGACCCCATCGACGGCGTCGCCCGCGTCGAGCCCGGCGTGATCACCGCCGACCTCGACCGCGCCGCCGCGGCGTACGGGTTGTTCTTCCCGCCCGATCCGGGCAGCGTGGAGATCTGCACCGTCGGCGGCAACATCGCCACCAACGCGGGCGGGCTGCGCGGCGCCAAGTACGGCGTGACCCGCGACAGCGTGCTCGCCCTCGACATCGTCCTCGCCGACGGCCGCCTTGTCCACATCGGACACCAAACCGTCAAGGGAGTGACCGGGCTCGACCTGGCGAGCCTGTTCGTCGGCTCGGAGGGCACGCTCGGCGTCGTCGTCGGCGCCACCCTGCGCCTGCTGCCCCGGCCGAGCCGGATCGGCACCGCGGCCGCGTTCTTCGCCACCGTGACCGACGCCGCCGCCGCATCGGTCGCGCTGGCGACGGCCGGGTTACGCCCCGCAGTGGTGGAACTGGTCGACGGCCGGACCCTGGCGGCCATCGACGACCTGCGCGGCACCGACCTGGCCCGGCGCGGCGACGCGTTCCTGCTCGTGCAGGCTGACGGGTACGGCGCGCAGGAGGAGATCGACCTCGTCGCGAAGGTGCTCACCCCGACCGCGACATCGGTGGAGACGACGCTCGATCCCGGCACCGCGGCCGTCCTCTCCGCCGCCCGCCGCGACGCCCTGCCTGCCATCCAGGCCAAGGGGCACACGCTCATCGAGGACATCGCCGTGCCGCGCTCCCGGCTCGGCGAGGCCATCGACGCCGTACCCGCGATCGCGGCCGCAACCGGCGCGGACATCTACGTCTTCGCGCACGCCGCGGACGGCAACCTGCACCCCATCATCCTCGTCGGCGACGACCCGGAGCCGGCGCGGCGGGCCGCCGACGAGATCTTCGCGCTCGCCCTCGCGCTCGGTGGCACAGTCAGCGCCGAGCACGGCATCGGCGCGCTCAAGCGCGGCTGGATGGAACGGGAGCTCGGCACCGACGTGCTCGCCCTGCAACGCCAGATCAAGCAGATCTTCGACCCCGCCGGAATCCTCAACCCCGGAAAGGCCATCTGA
- a CDS encoding response regulator, translating to MTAIRVVLADDQDIVRGGLRLMVDSAPDLTVVGEAATGAQAVRLARQARADVVLMDIRMPELDGLAATRRITADEGLAGVKVLILTTFEVDEYVFEALRAGASGFLGKGARPEVLLDAIRTVARGDALLSPAATRGLIARYLAIDDHGPAPPPTSSTSSPTANARWSPWSPPACRTPRSPTTSPSALSPSKHTSTTP from the coding sequence ATGACCGCCATACGCGTTGTGCTCGCCGACGACCAGGACATCGTCCGCGGCGGACTACGCCTCATGGTCGACAGCGCGCCCGACCTGACCGTCGTCGGCGAAGCCGCAACCGGAGCCCAAGCCGTGCGACTGGCCCGCCAAGCCCGCGCCGACGTCGTCCTCATGGACATCCGCATGCCCGAACTCGACGGCCTCGCCGCCACCCGCCGGATCACCGCCGACGAAGGTCTCGCCGGCGTGAAAGTCCTGATACTGACCACCTTCGAGGTCGACGAGTACGTCTTCGAGGCACTACGCGCCGGCGCCAGCGGATTCCTCGGCAAGGGCGCCCGACCGGAGGTACTACTCGACGCGATCCGCACCGTCGCCCGCGGCGACGCCCTGCTCTCCCCAGCAGCCACCCGCGGCCTGATCGCCCGCTACCTCGCCATCGACGACCACGGCCCCGCCCCACCTCCAACCTCCTCAACGTCCTCACCGACCGCGAACGCGAGATGGTCGCCCTGGTCGCCACCGGCATGTCGAACGCCGAGATCGCCGACCACCTCACCCTCAGCCCTCTCACCGTCAAAACACACGTCAACCACGCCATGA